A window of Fusarium falciforme chromosome 1, complete sequence genomic DNA:
ATGTCCTGCGCTTGTTATCCCGTTCAGTGTAgtgatgcagatgcagagcACACTTGCTGTCACCTGCGGAGCTGCACTTGTACGCCTTGCCATCTACGTCCTTCGAGGGGGGTGGCAGGAAGTCCCATTCCGCACCGTCATTGTGCGAAATCTTGGTCTGGATCTCCTTTTTGCCATCCTTCTTGTCGGGGTTGGCGACGACGTTGATGAGGGTAACACCCTCAAGCCCGGCAACCTTTTCAAAGTCCACATAGCCAGCCTCGTCCGAGTTCACGTTGGAGGCACTCAACACGTACGTCGTACCGTTGGAGTTGCTCTTGATGATCGAGCCACGGCGTCGACCATCTGAGAGGTCGGTGGCAACAAACAGGTTGACGGCATGGTTAGAGCTATCGAGAACGGTGTACAGGGATGAATGAGAGTCGTGGAAGTTGTACGGGAATTGGGCCGCTTCAAAGTGCTGTCCGTCGAGACTTGCAATTGCCTGTAGTCCAGCCTTTTCTTTGCCGGCCTCGGTAACCTCGTCAGTAGCGAGAATGAACTCGTTCATGGTGGCGAAGCTTGCCACCGTGCCATGGTGGACGAGCTTGTCATCGACAAGGAAATCATTGATCGTGACGATGGTCTTCGGGGACTCGAGGTTCTCTTCTTGGTGGACGAGACAGACAATCTGTGTGAGAGGGCGGTACTTGTATGCAGAGTTACCCGTGAACTCGCACTTGGTCGCATATCGCAGCAGCGTCTTCCAATGATCGCCACGGTCGGTGGAAATTGACGCGGCAGGGAAACAGCTCTTGCTTCCGGATACGTCGTCGCAGTGCGTGCCAACCCAGATAAGCcagtccttcttgtccggGTGGAAGCTCAGAGTGAAGTCATCCGAAGCCACGGGTGTCTTGAAACTGTGGAAGGTCTGGCCACGGTCAATCGTGTAAAGGATCTTGTCAGTTTTGGTAGAGAAGAACATGACATCCTTGAAGTAGTCGTGATGGAAGATGGTCATGATGTCTTCTTGATCGAGGATGCGTTTCCAAGACTTCCCGTGGTCCGAGGTGAGCCACACCTTGTTTTCCACCTGTACGCTGTTGCCTGTCCTTTTTCCAATGGGCCTAGCAATAATGGTTTCGTCTGTGCCCGAGCTAGAGTCTCCACGGATGAGATAGTACTTCTGCATATCCAAAGCTTCGGAGTCGAAGTCGTTCTTCTTATGCGAAATCTCGCCGTTTGCCGGAACGCTGGGAGACGAACCATCGCCTCCAGAGTTGCCGCCACCGCCCTCAGAACACTTTCGCTCCACCTCATCATCCTTTTGAGCACCCTTTGTTCGCTTGCACTGGTTTCCGGGAATCATTCGCCAGCCGGACGACCCCTTGAATTTatcgtccttgtccttgcatGCGCCCTGTGGCATAGGAATGGATCCAACCCTCTTGCAGACAGTCCTGTCCTCAGGGTCTCTCTGGAAGTTGTAATCGCATTCGAAATCGGCATCGGTACAGTCGCAAGGCTCATTGATAGGTTCAGGATCCTTAAAGTTGCTCTTGATAAAGCAGTCTGCTTTCTTGGTGCGGCGCTTGTACGTCTGCTTACGGCCCATGATGCAGGTCGCTTGGCCCTTGTCATCCACTCGGGCATTCCAAGACTCCATGTCCTTGTCGCCGCACGTTGGCTTCTCGAGGCTCTCGAAATCCAGAGCAACCATGTGATACTTCTTATCATGCtcgccgatgaggaggaactTCAGGCTGGTCGAGTCTTGAGTGGTCGTGAGGAGTGCAGGCCTGATCTTCAGGTCTTTCGGCAGTGGGACAGATTCCCAGGTGTCACCATAGTTGAGCGAGTACGAGACTTTGTCAACGTCCTCTTTGGCAGAGTCGCGGACGGCAACAAGGATAGTGCCTGAATCACCAAACTCGTACTTGTGAGGGCCCTCAAGCGCCTGCTTCCAAGTTACTCCGGCGTCATCAGACACGTAGAGGTTCGAGTCGTCGAATTTGCCAAGTGACTTGCCCGTGTTTCCATTGCCCATGACCAGACCAGGAGCCGGGCTCGAGAATATGCGCCcgatgttgttgatctggGTCATGGAGTGGAGGTGAATCCGTTGATCGCCAGCCTTGACCGGCTCAAACGTTCGACCGTCATCAAAGGTGATTTGGGTGACAACAACCTTCTCGGCGCCGCTTTCGTCGACATCCTTGCCATTCTCGACCGTGTTGACAAGGAAGATGCCTTGGATGCCGCTAATTTTCTCAAAATCGACATGACCCTTGATGTTGCGGTTGGTATACGGGATGTTCTCGGTAAAGTAGGTGCCATTGGAGTTGCTCGTGAAGATGACGCCCATGGGCCTGGACGGATGAGATGTCATGACATCGATCTGGATACTATAGTTTGTGCTCTCGAGCACAGTATAAGCCTCTTGGTTGATCTGGTGGGAATGGTCATGACTGTCGTCACTGGGGAACATGGCCCGGTGCCACTGGTTGGCATTACTCGTGACGTAAAGAGCCATTTCGTCGCTGTTGGCGGATGACGAAGCCACGAGGATGAAGCTCTTGACGGCAGCCAGACTAACGACTCCAGTCACGTCTCGGTTGCTGTCCAAAGTGGGTTCGAATTCCTGGTATTTGCCAttgttctccttcttgaagaacGTGTCCGAGACACACAGCTTCTGACTTGTCTTGAAGATGCTCAGAGGATCCGTGACAATACATAGGATTCTTGTCTTGTCCAGATCTTCATCTCCAGTTGTAAACTCGGTGTTGGACTTGGCCCACCAGCAGCCCGAAGTACTGGGGCGCAAGGGCTGGATCGTCTTGAAACCATCGAGCGTATAAGTAGTCTCCTCGTCGCAAAATATGCCATCGCAGTTCATGCCGTTGAAGATGATGCGCTTCGGATCGCCGGCGTGGAAGATGAGTGTGTCGGGCTGGAAGGCGCTCGGCATGGAACCGCTGTCGAACTCGGTCCAGCTCTTGCCTCGATCTTCTGTCTTGTAATGCTTCCTGTCCTTGGTAAGGACGAAAGCGGTCGAGGACTCGAAAGGGTGGAGATAGAGAAACGCTGAACCCCCATCGGGGAGGCCTGACACTTTATTCCAAGTAAAACCAGCATCTTCGGATCTGTAAATGTTTCGCTCCTCGATATCTTGAAAGACGATGACGTCGCTATCTTCGAAATAGTTCAAGTTGAGCGGGGGATGCTCGAGCATCACAGAATCGACCTTGGGCTTGTCTTGCTTGGCTGACACTGCTGTCCAGAGCAGAGAAAGCCAGAAGACGCGCCATGAGAGTGCGGCCCAGGCTACGGACCTCATCATTGCGACGGAACTCGGGTTGAGGGTATCATGAAGGAACGAACGGAGCCGGCGGGGCCAAGGAGAGTTTATCTCGCGATGCCGCGATGATTTCGGGCGGCAGAAAAGTCGTGGATGCTGTAGTGTCGATTTCAAAGTCGCAATGTTGTGATGGAAGTGAGCGTAGGACACTTTGCTCCTTGGAGGGACGAGGCAGGCACGTCAGCAGTGAGGCGGCAGCTCGTGTTTCGCCGAGTGTGGCGCAGGCTTCGCGCCACAGTTGCCGGTCCACGCGATTAGGCACCCGCGCCTCATGTGGCTGGTGATAAGGACAGGACATTTGTGAGCTGTGAGCTGTGAGACAAGAGGTCCATAAATAGATGATGTTCTTCGTCCGTTAATCAACTCTATGATACGCATTTGAGGTTACATGTCGGATCACCTGGCCTCTCGGCCAAGCTCAGATCACGGATGCATCTAGGCTAGGACCGTAATCAGATCAGTGAGTCCTAGCTGCTTATGAGGTATCCATCTAGCAAAGTAGCCTGGATGGAGATACCACACAAACGAGCCAAAACTTATCCGCATAGGAGTGAAGATACTATCGCTGGATGCGAAGTAGATAATTGCTTGATTGCCGCTGGTTGTACCACGTACCTATGGAATCAGAGCCTGGTGATGCTCTAGAAGGTTACACGCCAAGTAAATATCCGGATGCATGACAATGTTATAATCTGATATAGTGGAACCCCATCGGGGTCTTTGCCTGCTCATTTGAAATAGTTTCGCCAATTCCACTTGCCAAAGCCATCAGCACCGAAATGGACGTCATACTATTAGATCTCACAATCATATTGAGAAACGCCAGCTTGTTTCTCCCCAAGCTGAGGGCCAGATATGTCTGAAGCTCAGCGGAGGAGGTGGGCTGACCAAGATAGGAAAGGTGTGGCAAGACATGAAACGCAGCGGGGCTCTGCTGTGACGCGCCCCTGGTTCGGCGTTGGGCTGGCTCCGTCGTCTTACATGGTGCAGCTCAGGGCAGGACCAGGAGCTTGACGCAGCTAACGCGTAGGCGGGGACAGTTACTGGAGAACGCGCCCAAGCTTTGCCCCTTTTTAGATATAGCATCGTATTTAATCATTGTTTGTTGGCATGGTAGAGTTGGTGGAAGGGCAGCATAATCGACACAAGATGAGGCATCGAATATGACATCAATGTGGCACATTGTTGCCGAGGACCCGAAGATCAATCAGCCGAAGATCTAATCTTTCATGAGGAGGGGCATTCTCAATGCCTGTCATAAGCGCAAAGCTCACTCGTTGAGTTAAGGGGAGGGATGCTTCCTGGAGCTAGGCGTTAGCGCAATGCGGCACCACCCAGGCAAACAAACCAAACAAATAGAGGAAAACATGGCACGTCAGCAAGTGCGCATTGAATAACCAGGCATTTCTTCATCACATGTGGTGGTGTTTGCTGACATCCAACATGTTCTGGCAATGTGGTGATAGTACCCAGGTACCTGGCTCAGAAGTACCTCGTAGCAATTATCTTGGCGTTGCCAAACAGGTACCGTTGTCTTGTTTCAAGTCTGGGCGCAACCCCTCAGGATTGAGTTTGCTTCATGATAGGTGCCAGTTGAACCATCCTTAGAGCTCTGAAACTAGAATCACGAGGATATACGGAGGCTCCGTAGTAAGGCTGTCTCAGGCAAGCTGAGGAACAGATACGGCCTCGTAACGAAGGTTCTGCAGCACTTCCAGCAAGGGCGGCCAACCCTTTCATTTCCTCAAGAGGGATTGGATGCGCCTAAACACTCTGCTTCTCTCGACTGCGCCACTAGGAGCCCCCAAAatgcaggaggaggagaagggagaCTATCCGCCCCCTTGCTGGTCCTTGACCCTTGAGGCCCATCCATCCGCAGTGCGTGCAGCGCATGCGCATGCTTTGCTTGGAGCGCATTGATGCCGGTGGCCAGGATCAAAGGGTACCAGTAGGCAGGTACCTCTGGACCCCTGACTCGCCCCGGCTGCCGCTTTCCCACTTCTCCCAATCCCACTTCACGACTCCACGTGCTTGTTTTGAATTCAtcttttcttcccttctcttctctctcccaAACACAAAGATCTTtaatctccatcttcattATCGCCTGCTGCATCTTGATATCGGTCGCTTCGAGTCGCGGCCTCACTTTTCCCCCGCTTATCCTCCGAATCCAGCTGCTACACCGCGGTAGTGAACGTCCATTCCCCACGAGTCGCATAtccccgtcatcgtc
This region includes:
- a CDS encoding Vacuolar protein sorting/targeting protein 10; this encodes MMRSVAWAALSWRVFWLSLLWTAVSAKQDKPKVDSVMLEHPPLNLNYFEDSDVIVFQDIEERNIYRSEDAGFTWNKVSGLPDGGSAFLYLHPFESSTAFVLTKDRKHYKTEDRGKSWTEFDSGSMPSAFQPDTLIFHAGDPKRIIFNGMNCDGIFCDEETTYTLDGFKTIQPLRPSTSGCWWAKSNTEFTTGDEDLDKTRILCIVTDPLSIFKTSQKLCVSDTFFKKENNGKYQEFEPTLDSNRDVTGVVSLAAVKSFILVASSSANSDEMALYVTSNANQWHRAMFPSDDSHDHSHQINQEAYTVLESTNYSIQIDVMTSHPSRPMGVIFTSNSNGTYFTENIPYTNRNIKGHVDFEKISGIQGIFLVNTVENGKDVDESGAEKVVVTQITFDDGRTFEPVKAGDQRIHLHSMTQINNIGRIFSSPAPGLVMGNGNTGKSLGKFDDSNLYVSDDAGVTWKQALEGPHKYEFGDSGTILVAVRDSAKEDVDKVSYSLNYGDTWESVPLPKDLKIRPALLTTTQDSTSLKFLLIGEHDKKYHMVALDFESLEKPTCGDKDMESWNARVDDKGQATCIMGRKQTYKRRTKKADCFIKSNFKDPEPINEPCDCTDADFECDYNFQRDPEDRTVCKRVGSIPMPQGACKDKDDKFKGSSGWRMIPGNQCKRTKGAQKDDEVERKCSEGGGGNSGGDGSSPSVPANGEISHKKNDFDSEALDMQKYYLIRGDSSSGTDETIIARPIGKRTGNSVQVENKVWLTSDHGKSWKRILDQEDIMTIFHHDYFKDVMFFSTKTDKILYTIDRGQTFHSFKTPVASDDFTLSFHPDKKDWLIWVGTHCDDVSGSKSCFPAASISTDRGDHWKTLLRYATKCEFTGNSAYKYRPLTQIVCLVHQEENLESPKTIVTINDFLVDDKLVHHGTVASFATMNEFILATDEVTEAGKEKAGLQAIASLDGQHFEAAQFPYNFHDSHSSLYTVLDSSNHAVNLFVATDLSDGRRRGSIIKSNSNGTTYVLSASNVNSDEAGYVDFEKVAGLEGVTLINVVANPDKKDGKKEIQTKISHNDGAEWDFLPPPSKDVDGKAYKCSSAGDSKCALHLHHYTERDNKRRTFSASKAIGLIFGVGNVGSTLGEMKDADTFMSADGGINWKNVKKGAWTWQYGDQGSIIVLAERATHGNGAKTKSVSYSLDEGETWNEYQFTDKEVTILDLTSVKTGAARNFLVWCRSDNKQLFAVNIDFTGLTDKACEYSDNASASDYELWSPKHPLQKNDCFFGHVAKYLRKKKDRKCFNKATLSLLHGYENCECTRRDFECAYNYELDNHGQCSLVPGFQPLSGEEWCKQNPNETTWFEPTGYRRLPLTTCKNGVELDKTSEEHACEGYEEEFKRKHRTSGWVIFFAVVIPIGLAAAIGWYVWRNWNGKFGQIRLGDNSSTFDSDQPWVKYPVIAISAVAAVAAAMPLVITSLWRSATGVYERVSNRSRGGNWSRRYTTRDSFARSDYSMVDDDEGELLGEESDEEV